From Pseudoalteromonas sp. R3, one genomic window encodes:
- a CDS encoding glycoside hydrolase family protein → MTMNAIEQLKKHEGFRDKPYFCTEGHLTIGYGLNLDAGVTEEEAEVILSMRVEGIRKRLANAIPWYANLAAPRQGVLVNMAYNLGVAGLMGFAKTLTHIRSGDYNTASHEMLDSRWARQVPTRAAELALQMQTGEWQ, encoded by the coding sequence ATGACAATGAACGCTATAGAGCAACTAAAAAAACATGAGGGCTTCAGAGATAAGCCTTACTTCTGTACTGAAGGGCATTTAACAATTGGGTATGGCCTGAACTTAGATGCCGGCGTAACGGAAGAGGAAGCCGAGGTGATCCTGTCAATGAGGGTTGAAGGTATTCGCAAACGCTTGGCAAACGCTATCCCTTGGTATGCAAACCTAGCTGCACCGCGTCAAGGTGTACTGGTAAACATGGCATACAACCTGGGTGTTGCTGGGCTGATGGGATTTGCCAAAACACTCACGCACATTCGGTCAGGCGATTACAACACAGCATCACATGAGATGTTAGATAGCCGATGGGCAAGGCAAGTGCCAACCCGGGCAGCTGAGCTGGCATTGCAAATGCAAACAGGTGAATGGCAATAG
- a CDS encoding site-specific DNA-methyltransferase, with protein MTELTLVNGDCVEESKNIPDNSVDLVLTDPPYLIGASSIGKPSKAGSWADWMNVAHFYKSWFEQAKRVLKDTGYLVSFCNWRSMPVITKALADLGLSITSVLVWDKQCLGTGPKKALRPRYELVVFVGMKDAEIPNRSLSDIWECKKVAPQNRVTGHPAEKPVELFEKLICETTREGSLVVDFFTGSGTAGVACQNTGRNFIGYELDPHWYAEAAKRLNTQEPVSTV; from the coding sequence ATGACAGAACTAACGTTAGTTAACGGCGACTGTGTAGAAGAAAGCAAAAACATTCCAGACAATTCGGTTGATTTGGTCCTAACGGATCCGCCTTACCTGATTGGTGCCAGCAGTATTGGTAAACCATCAAAGGCCGGGTCATGGGCCGACTGGATGAACGTAGCCCATTTTTATAAGTCCTGGTTCGAACAAGCTAAGCGCGTGTTGAAAGATACTGGTTACCTGGTGTCATTCTGCAACTGGCGCTCTATGCCTGTGATAACCAAGGCGCTCGCTGATTTAGGTCTATCCATTACCTCAGTACTGGTATGGGATAAACAGTGTTTAGGCACTGGCCCTAAAAAGGCGCTACGGCCACGTTATGAACTGGTGGTGTTTGTCGGTATGAAAGATGCCGAGATACCGAACCGTTCACTTTCTGATATATGGGAATGCAAGAAGGTCGCGCCTCAGAACAGAGTAACTGGCCATCCAGCAGAGAAGCCCGTCGAACTATTCGAAAAGCTGATATGTGAAACCACTCGAGAGGGTAGTCTCGTTGTTGATTTCTTTACAGGTAGCGGCACCGCCGGGGTAGCTTGCCAAAATACAGGACGTAACTTTATCGGCTACGAACTGGATCCTCACTGGTACGCAGAAGCGGCGAAACGGCTAAACACGCAAGAGCCAGTCAGTACAGTTTAA
- a CDS encoding P-loop NTPase fold protein, whose amino-acid sequence MTTWQNDQLNRKEEAEFLTNFLLNRFTVKKDAYVLNLDAEWGFGKTYFLQNWKEQLTEIDGCKVVYVNAWESDFSKNPLISFMAAVEDQLSDYIESSEKLTPWWRSALENLAPIASGMVVKKLANMSISEFEELLDEATEEKTNPEEEPKTDKADTQTAKLAGAATTKFAESLIKAQQKVENSISKFVNSIEQVAKIAGEETKPLFIFVDELDRCRPQYAIEMLEVIKHLFSAKGVYFVIATASEQLCESVKVVYGQNFHAKKYLNRFFSQTYTFIEPSAQNYSTYLFSEKISKTENLISLCCWPGEKQADEIKANIHIFATLSDIIGAGLRDMEQAANLIEMVAIQNMETKLIFLPLALLSLLKVSEPEKYTEARKRIAGSTSPSADNWLSNFCLSLKHPDRIRSKLNARDKENIIQTVFALVRISTVNTKIERPMTIKGTTDRYCQFASEDHRLLNLSQYPVLVESAGRFLSMKED is encoded by the coding sequence ATGACAACTTGGCAGAACGATCAGTTAAATAGGAAAGAAGAGGCTGAGTTTCTAACCAATTTTCTATTAAACAGATTTACGGTAAAAAAAGACGCTTATGTACTAAATTTGGATGCTGAGTGGGGGTTCGGCAAAACCTATTTCCTTCAAAACTGGAAAGAGCAACTTACAGAAATTGATGGATGTAAAGTTGTGTATGTCAACGCTTGGGAAAGTGACTTTTCTAAAAACCCTCTAATTAGCTTTATGGCAGCAGTCGAAGATCAACTAAGTGATTACATTGAGTCCAGCGAAAAACTCACACCTTGGTGGCGGAGCGCTCTAGAGAACCTTGCTCCGATTGCTTCTGGAATGGTTGTAAAAAAACTAGCTAATATGTCTATTTCAGAATTTGAAGAGCTCCTAGATGAGGCTACAGAAGAGAAAACTAACCCCGAAGAAGAACCAAAAACAGATAAGGCTGACACTCAAACAGCCAAACTAGCCGGAGCCGCCACAACTAAATTCGCCGAGAGCCTCATAAAGGCACAGCAAAAAGTTGAAAACTCTATCAGTAAGTTTGTAAACAGTATCGAGCAGGTTGCGAAAATTGCTGGCGAAGAGACCAAGCCATTATTCATTTTCGTCGACGAACTAGATCGATGCCGACCTCAATATGCCATTGAAATGCTTGAGGTGATTAAGCATCTATTTTCAGCAAAAGGTGTGTACTTCGTCATCGCAACGGCTTCAGAGCAACTGTGCGAATCGGTTAAAGTAGTTTACGGGCAAAACTTTCATGCTAAGAAATACCTAAACAGATTCTTCAGCCAAACTTACACTTTTATTGAGCCAAGCGCTCAAAACTACTCCACTTATCTATTTTCTGAAAAAATTTCTAAAACAGAAAACCTAATATCTTTGTGTTGCTGGCCTGGCGAAAAGCAAGCGGATGAAATAAAAGCAAACATTCATATATTTGCCACTCTATCTGATATCATCGGGGCAGGCTTACGTGATATGGAGCAAGCTGCCAATTTGATCGAGATGGTCGCTATACAGAATATGGAAACTAAACTGATATTCCTACCACTTGCGCTACTGTCTCTACTGAAAGTCTCTGAGCCAGAGAAATATACCGAAGCGCGAAAGAGAATCGCTGGTTCAACCTCCCCAAGCGCTGATAACTGGCTTTCAAATTTTTGCCTATCACTAAAGCACCCTGACCGCATCAGGAGCAAACTTAACGCGCGTGATAAAGAAAATATTATACAAACAGTTTTTGCTTTAGTCAGAATTTCAACCGTTAACACAAAAATAGAACGCCCCATGACGATTAAGGGTACCACCGACAGGTATTGTCAATTTGCCTCGGAAGACCATCGCTTGCTGAACCTTTCACAGTATCCAGTTTTGGTTGAAAGCGCTGGAAGATTTTTATCTATGAAAGAAGATTAG
- a CDS encoding helix-turn-helix transcriptional regulator, protein MTGGEILKAARSLRGMTQDEVVAMYGGISRNTYQRWEGGRTAAPYDDVKAIVEQVCKLNLANLLAMVESNG, encoded by the coding sequence ATGACTGGTGGTGAGATCCTTAAAGCTGCGCGAAGTCTTCGTGGTATGACTCAGGACGAGGTGGTCGCTATGTACGGCGGTATAAGCAGAAATACATATCAACGGTGGGAAGGCGGGCGCACTGCGGCTCCATATGATGACGTTAAAGCAATCGTTGAGCAGGTTTGCAAATTAAACCTGGCTAACCTTCTGGCAATGGTGGAAAGCAATGGATAA
- a CDS encoding DUF1364 domain-containing protein — MSLINNKLRKSAKGQECQVRLPEICNWDPETTVLAHVGKGSGMGQKCDDIHATFACSACHAEMDRVTRILEKDFVDQCAYEGMVRTQTYWLSQDLIKVD; from the coding sequence ATGAGTTTAATAAACAACAAGCTGCGCAAGAGCGCAAAGGGTCAAGAGTGTCAGGTGCGCTTACCAGAGATCTGCAACTGGGACCCTGAAACAACAGTGTTGGCGCATGTGGGCAAAGGCTCAGGTATGGGGCAGAAATGCGATGATATCCATGCAACCTTCGCGTGTAGCGCATGCCATGCGGAAATGGATAGAGTTACGCGAATCCTAGAGAAAGATTTTGTAGACCAATGCGCTTATGAGGGGATGGTTAGAACACAAACATACTGGCTGTCTCAAGATCTGATTAAGGTGGATTGA
- a CDS encoding DUF1367 family protein, giving the protein MAELVLLKGLSGLVPYNPESEEIIKNLKLGAIIQAKFNQPRNPQFHRKFMALLNLAFDHFEPKPIVYNEVAIVPEKNFEEFRRWVTIRAGFFDFIGYPNGTYRARAKSISFANMDEQEFSHLYSKAIDVLLEDVLNDYETYDQVESTVNKIIGFA; this is encoded by the coding sequence ATGGCAGAGCTAGTGCTACTTAAGGGGTTGAGTGGCCTTGTGCCATACAATCCAGAGTCAGAAGAGATTATTAAGAACTTAAAATTGGGAGCGATTATACAGGCCAAGTTTAACCAGCCGAGAAACCCCCAGTTTCACCGCAAGTTTATGGCATTGCTAAACCTGGCATTTGATCACTTTGAGCCGAAGCCTATTGTGTACAACGAGGTCGCAATAGTGCCTGAAAAAAACTTTGAGGAGTTCAGGCGTTGGGTAACTATTCGGGCCGGTTTTTTCGACTTTATTGGCTACCCAAATGGCACCTATCGCGCCCGGGCAAAATCAATTTCATTCGCAAACATGGATGAACAAGAATTTTCGCATCTTTATTCAAAAGCCATTGACGTCTTACTGGAAGACGTACTGAACGACTATGAAACATATGATCAAGTTGAGTCAACGGTAAACAAAATTATAGGGTTTGCATGA
- a CDS encoding helix-turn-helix transcriptional regulator — protein MSDAVSADVLLRVGRELRGMSQLDVAVLYGIGERTYRRYEAQGSPIKYVDLTGIVADVFHLQLDDLYQIAKEHQ, from the coding sequence ATGAGCGATGCTGTAAGTGCCGATGTATTGCTTAGGGTTGGGCGGGAACTTCGGGGGATGTCTCAGTTGGACGTAGCGGTACTTTATGGGATAGGTGAGCGCACCTATCGCCGTTATGAAGCACAAGGTAGCCCGATTAAATATGTTGATTTAACTGGGATCGTTGCCGACGTATTTCATTTGCAACTAGATGATCTGTACCAGATTGCAAAGGAGCATCAGTAA
- a CDS encoding replication protein P, whose product MEIQTIQPEQAPSANGKIESLVKMLAEDILPALAVYYPKTQFAWRGYVQNYAREYGQQLFGSGVSKVHIMQALDAAKSRSTQEQYAPTPIEFRHMCLQAAGMPTLEACIEEIESLRVSEFGPKKRGNKPWSCPFVYWLSARTSGSRAHMSDPQWRKMVKLSYSKLADKFAAGEIQPIPRLLENNQEPAYMKYMGKGAA is encoded by the coding sequence ATGGAAATTCAAACTATCCAGCCTGAGCAGGCACCAAGCGCAAACGGCAAAATCGAGTCATTGGTTAAGATGTTGGCTGAGGATATTCTCCCGGCACTGGCTGTGTATTATCCCAAGACTCAATTTGCATGGCGTGGTTATGTTCAAAATTATGCCCGAGAGTATGGTCAGCAGCTATTCGGTTCTGGTGTTTCAAAGGTGCATATCATGCAGGCACTTGATGCTGCAAAATCACGCTCAACACAGGAGCAATACGCACCTACACCTATCGAGTTCCGCCACATGTGTCTGCAAGCCGCAGGGATGCCGACGCTTGAAGCGTGCATAGAAGAGATCGAGTCTCTGAGGGTTTCAGAGTTTGGACCAAAGAAGCGCGGCAATAAGCCATGGTCGTGCCCGTTTGTTTACTGGCTAAGTGCCAGAACTTCTGGAAGTCGGGCGCATATGTCGGATCCTCAATGGCGAAAAATGGTGAAGCTGAGCTATTCAAAACTGGCTGACAAATTTGCCGCCGGTGAAATACAGCCGATCCCACGCTTGTTAGAAAACAACCAAGAACCCGCATACATGAAGTATATGGGCAAGGGGGCTGCATGA
- a CDS encoding replication protein produces MKNARNCDRVTRLKTNRKTSLKQNRRQNKTHVALAGIRGSHSLTRLIMANTAQIINFPEAVNSEGPAIVKADIENGYDRLAHDITDTLARPPVKLSAREYQVIMAVISKTYRFHKSVDWIANGQLAELTGIDETNISKVKGALIKKRILITEGRKVGINPVISEWSEPEKSKMTPQVKNDLNSQKRLPKKSKTTKNKVENDSPQKKETITKEIEPKGSCPPPRT; encoded by the coding sequence ATGAAAAATGCCCGGAATTGCGACCGGGTAACAAGACTAAAGACAAACCGGAAAACCAGTCTAAAACAAAACCGTAGACAAAATAAAACCCACGTGGCTTTGGCGGGCATACGTGGGTCTCACTCATTAACGAGGTTAATTATGGCAAACACAGCTCAAATAATCAACTTTCCAGAAGCAGTTAATAGCGAAGGTCCTGCGATAGTGAAAGCGGATATAGAAAACGGGTATGACAGATTGGCACATGACATTACCGACACGTTAGCCAGGCCACCTGTAAAACTCTCTGCGAGGGAGTACCAGGTGATCATGGCGGTTATCAGTAAAACTTACCGTTTTCATAAATCGGTGGACTGGATAGCCAATGGCCAGCTTGCGGAACTAACCGGCATTGATGAAACCAATATCAGCAAAGTGAAGGGGGCGCTGATCAAGAAGCGCATCCTGATAACTGAGGGGCGCAAGGTTGGAATAAACCCGGTTATATCGGAGTGGTCAGAGCCTGAAAAGTCAAAAATGACTCCACAAGTCAAAAACGACTTAAACAGTCAAAAACGACTTCCGAAAAAGTCAAAAACGACTAAAAACAAAGTCGAAAATGACTCACCACAAAAGAAAGAAACTATTACAAAAGAAATAGAACCTAAAGGTTCTTGCCCTCCCCCGAGGACGTAA
- a CDS encoding Rad52/Rad22 family DNA repair protein encodes MSGLSIQEQLAAPFEESDIEWLVFKSGVNNDGPWVQVVPYVTNRAVQQRLDDVLGLHGWENVYRDADGGQICGLKLLIDGTWITKWDGASYNDYEPLKSALSGSMKRAGVQFGIGRYLYSVEPVFLKCQQIADRYECTENFALIRQDIDENNTTWLPVQWPTPPLPEFVLPQADLNQYLDNIKAATNLTELAKAFGEAMRCAEAMGEKSKRKAVIEARNTRQKAVEQEQVAKRTEAVAKFKAWLNSAVKTLESTVNETLLDMEFKRVKQELQGYCKALTLTETDYINRINQVKQSQLMKFQGA; translated from the coding sequence ATGAGTGGGCTTAGCATTCAAGAGCAGCTCGCAGCACCATTTGAGGAAAGTGATATCGAATGGCTGGTGTTCAAGAGTGGCGTTAACAATGACGGCCCTTGGGTTCAGGTGGTGCCTTATGTCACTAACAGGGCCGTCCAACAAAGACTTGATGATGTGTTGGGTCTCCACGGCTGGGAAAACGTGTACCGCGACGCTGATGGTGGTCAGATATGCGGCCTTAAACTACTTATTGATGGCACATGGATTACCAAATGGGATGGCGCAAGTTACAACGACTATGAGCCTCTCAAAAGCGCCCTTTCAGGCTCGATGAAGCGAGCTGGCGTGCAGTTCGGAATAGGCCGCTACCTATATAGTGTAGAACCTGTGTTTTTGAAATGTCAGCAAATTGCAGACCGCTATGAATGCACAGAGAACTTCGCCCTTATTCGACAGGACATAGACGAGAACAACACTACCTGGCTACCAGTCCAATGGCCTACTCCGCCATTACCGGAATTTGTGTTGCCACAAGCTGACCTTAATCAGTATCTCGACAACATAAAAGCAGCAACAAATCTAACTGAACTGGCCAAGGCTTTTGGTGAGGCGATGCGCTGTGCCGAAGCAATGGGCGAGAAATCTAAGCGCAAGGCCGTTATTGAAGCTCGTAACACCAGGCAGAAAGCTGTCGAGCAAGAGCAAGTGGCAAAGCGTACTGAGGCTGTGGCCAAGTTCAAAGCCTGGCTAAATAGCGCCGTGAAAACACTTGAATCCACCGTAAACGAAACCCTTCTGGATATGGAGTTCAAGCGCGTGAAACAGGAGCTACAGGGATATTGCAAAGCCCTTACCCTCACCGAAACAGACTACATAAACCGCATTAACCAAGTTAAGCAATCTCAATTAATGAAGTTTCAAGGAGCATAG
- the ssb gene encoding single-stranded DNA-binding protein: MMARGVNKVILVGNLGQDPEVRYMPNGNAVASISIATTDSWKDKNTGQPQQRTEWHRVLIFGKLAEVAGQYLRKGSQVYIEGRLQTRKWTDQNGQERYTTEIVVDIRGQMQMLGGVSQANGSGQYQQQSASGNRQQQSGYTQQGQQHHNLSGSQLGGSNNPMEPPVDFDDDIPF; encoded by the coding sequence ATCATGGCACGCGGAGTAAACAAAGTAATTCTGGTTGGCAACTTAGGACAAGACCCTGAAGTACGTTACATGCCTAACGGTAATGCAGTAGCGAGCATCAGCATTGCGACCACTGACAGCTGGAAGGATAAAAACACAGGCCAACCGCAACAAAGAACTGAATGGCATCGGGTACTGATTTTCGGAAAGTTGGCAGAGGTAGCCGGTCAATACCTGCGCAAGGGCTCTCAAGTCTACATCGAAGGTCGCTTACAGACTCGTAAATGGACAGACCAAAACGGTCAAGAGCGCTACACCACCGAGATAGTCGTCGATATCCGTGGGCAAATGCAGATGCTGGGTGGAGTTAGTCAAGCAAACGGCAGCGGGCAATACCAACAACAGTCCGCAAGCGGGAACCGGCAGCAACAGAGCGGCTATACACAGCAGGGTCAGCAACACCACAACCTCAGCGGCAGTCAATTAGGTGGGTCAAATAACCCCATGGAGCCACCCGTTGATTTTGATGACGACATCCCATTCTGA
- a CDS encoding recombination-associated protein RdgC, which translates to MFIPNAIAYKFKEIPSQYLDAETLESALAQDRSRRCGSQEAQTFGWTTALGDHGDKLAHVVGDKILLCAKRYERVIPASVVNEMMHEKIKLIETEEGRTVKKKERDEIKENILQTITPQAFEKSSNTHILIDLTKGFVFVNASSFNKAEEALALLRKSVGTLPVAPLFANVFIDTALTEFVAEQTPPEHFTFGGTARLSDTAEASSEIVLKERDLQSEEVQELMQNTFVTVLELKYKDQVTFTLDSKGTIKRIKYSDIIKERNGDIPLEDMAAKLSADFILIITELTELATALHAAIRTKIDDGYEGAPPKIETASFPQEESQQDPEDPLYSEAEAIVIRSKNALVSSLQRSLRIGYNRATRLIEAMEAKGIVTAPGHNGVRDVIAA; encoded by the coding sequence ATGTTTATACCAAATGCAATAGCATACAAATTTAAAGAGATCCCATCACAGTACCTTGATGCGGAAACCTTGGAATCAGCCCTAGCTCAAGACCGGTCTCGCCGCTGCGGGAGCCAAGAGGCCCAGACATTCGGCTGGACCACTGCGCTAGGTGATCATGGCGACAAGCTAGCTCACGTTGTAGGCGATAAAATTCTCTTGTGCGCAAAACGTTATGAGCGCGTAATCCCTGCATCTGTGGTCAATGAGATGATGCACGAGAAAATCAAACTAATAGAAACCGAAGAAGGACGCACAGTTAAGAAGAAAGAACGCGACGAGATCAAGGAGAACATTCTTCAAACTATAACGCCGCAAGCTTTTGAGAAGTCGTCAAACACTCACATCCTGATTGACCTGACCAAAGGGTTTGTATTTGTAAATGCCAGCTCTTTTAATAAAGCAGAAGAAGCGTTGGCATTGCTTCGCAAGTCCGTTGGCACCCTACCCGTTGCACCTTTATTTGCGAATGTGTTTATTGACACCGCACTAACTGAATTTGTTGCGGAGCAGACCCCACCGGAGCATTTTACCTTTGGTGGCACAGCGAGGCTAAGCGATACAGCAGAGGCATCGTCTGAGATTGTGCTTAAAGAGCGCGATCTCCAGTCCGAAGAAGTGCAAGAACTCATGCAAAACACCTTTGTAACGGTGCTGGAACTCAAATATAAGGACCAGGTGACCTTCACCCTGGACAGCAAAGGCACAATAAAGAGAATCAAATACTCGGACATCATAAAAGAGCGCAACGGTGACATTCCACTTGAAGACATGGCCGCAAAACTTTCTGCTGATTTCATCCTGATAATCACAGAACTTACTGAGCTAGCAACCGCCCTGCACGCAGCAATCCGCACTAAGATTGATGATGGGTACGAAGGCGCTCCACCTAAAATTGAAACGGCAAGTTTCCCGCAAGAAGAAAGCCAGCAAGACCCTGAAGACCCGCTATACAGCGAAGCTGAAGCCATCGTAATTAGAAGCAAGAACGCATTGGTATCATCTCTTCAGCGCTCACTACGAATCGGATACAACAGAGCGACGCGCTTAATTGAAGCAATGGAAGCCAAAGGCATTGTTACAGCTCCCGGCCATAACGGCGTCCGTGACGTAATCGCGGCTTAG
- a CDS encoding MT-A70 family methyltransferase has product MFEQFYGQKYSLIYADPAWQFNSKKSGGSMKSGAAQQYDTMSLEQLKTMPVSEIAADDCILVMWWVNAMPEEAIELVKAWGFELKNMNGFVWNKLTVKGLPFFGMGYWTRAGSESAIIAIKGKPKVASRSVRAVGNCEMDASELFAPITFTGNYPILEHSRKPDEFRQKCAELAGDKPKIELFARTQAPGWQVWGNEVDKFKSDAA; this is encoded by the coding sequence ATGTTCGAGCAATTCTATGGACAAAAATACAGCCTGATATACGCCGACCCAGCCTGGCAATTCAACAGCAAGAAATCGGGTGGCTCAATGAAATCAGGAGCGGCTCAGCAGTACGACACTATGAGCCTTGAACAACTAAAGACTATGCCAGTATCCGAAATTGCCGCAGATGACTGCATCCTGGTTATGTGGTGGGTTAACGCCATGCCCGAAGAGGCTATCGAACTCGTCAAAGCCTGGGGTTTTGAACTCAAAAACATGAATGGCTTTGTATGGAACAAACTCACGGTTAAAGGCTTACCATTTTTCGGTATGGGTTACTGGACCCGCGCCGGTAGCGAGTCAGCAATTATCGCCATCAAGGGTAAGCCCAAAGTCGCGTCACGCTCCGTTCGCGCTGTTGGCAACTGCGAGATGGATGCCAGTGAGTTATTCGCCCCTATTACATTTACAGGTAACTACCCGATATTGGAGCACAGCCGCAAGCCAGATGAATTCCGCCAAAAGTGTGCAGAGCTCGCAGGTGACAAACCCAAAATTGAGTTGTTTGCACGCACCCAGGCGCCTGGTTGGCAAGTTTGGGGTAATGAAGTAGATAAATTCAAAAGTGACGCAGCATAG